Proteins encoded together in one Lutra lutra chromosome 4, mLutLut1.2, whole genome shotgun sequence window:
- the BSDC1 gene encoding BSD domain-containing protein 1 isoform X1, giving the protein MAEGEDVGWWRSWLQQSYQAVKEKSSEALEFMKRDLTEFTQVVQHDTACTIAATASVVKEKLATEGSSGATEKMKKGLSDFLGVISDTFAPSPDKTIDCDVITLMGTPSGTAEPYDGTKARLYSLQSDPATYCNEPDGPPELFDAWLSQFCLEEKKGEISELLVGSPSIRALYTKMVPAAVSHSEFWLRYFYKVHQLEQEQARRDALKQRAEQSISEEPGWEEEEEELVSVSPTSPKEAKVPVAKTSTSPKGGPGPLSPCEENPVTPAEPPTEVTPSESSESVSLVTQIAKPAAAAKAPGLPKDLSQKLLEASLEDQGLTVDVGETGPPPPAPMKPHTPAGRPSGPEPRPPARVETLREEVLTDLRVFELNSDSGKSTPSNNGKKGSSTDISEDWEKDFDLDMTEEEVQMALSKVDASGELEDVEWEDWE; this is encoded by the exons ATGGCGGAAGG GGAGGACGTGGGCTGGTGGCGGAGCTGGCTGCAACAGAGCTACCAGGCAGTCAAGGAGAAG TCCTCCGAAGCCTTGGAGTTCATGAAGCGAGACCTGACAGAGTTCACCCAGGTGGTGCAGCATGACACGGCCTGCACCATTGCGGCCACAGCCAGCGTGGTCAAGGAGAAGCTAGCT ACTGAAGGCTCCTCGGGGgcaacagagaaaatgaagaaggggTTGTCTGACTTCCTAGGGGTGATCTCCGACACCTTTGCTCCCTCACCAGACAAAACCATAGACTGCGATGTCATCACCCTGATGGGCACGCCCTCTGGCACAGCTGAGCCCTATGATGGCACGAAG GCTCGCCTCTATAGCCTGCAGTCAGACCCGGCAACCTACTGCAATGAACCAGATG GGCCCCCGGAATTGTTTGACGCCTGGCTTTCCCAGTTTTGCctggaggagaagaagggggagatcTCAGAGCTCCTTGTAGGCAGCCCCTCCATCCGGGCCCTCTACACCAAGATG GTCCCAGCAGCCGTTTCCCATTCAGAATTCTGGCTTCGGTATTTCTATAAAGTCCATCAACTAGAGCAG GAGCAGGCCCGGAGGGATGCCCTGAAGCAACGGGCGGAACAGAGCATCTCTGAAGAGCctggctgggaggaggaagaag AGGAGCTTGTGAGCGTTTCACCCACGTCTCCAAAAGAGGCAAAGGTTCCTGTGGCCAAAACTTCTACATCCCCTAAAGGAGGACCTGGCCCCCTCAGCCCCTGTGAGGAGAATCCTGTGACTCCAGCCGAGCCTCCTACAGAGGTGACCCCGTCAGAGAGCAGCGAGAGCGTCTCCCTTGTGACACAGATCGCCAAACCTGCAGCTGCAGCCAAGGCACCAGGGTTGCCCAAGGACCTGTCCCAAAAGCTTCTAGAGGCATCTTTGGAGGACCAGGGTCTGACTGTGGATGTGGGTGAGACTgggcccccgcccccagctccgaTGAAGCCCCACACCCCTGCTGGCCGCCCCAGTGGCCCGGAGCCCAGGCCTCCAGCCAGAGTAGAGACTCTGAGGGAGGAGGTGCTCACAGACTTACGGGTGTTCGAGCTGAACTCCGACAGTGGGAAGTCTACACCCTCTAACAATGGGAAGAAAG GCTCAAGCACGGACATCAGCGAGGACTGGGAAAAGGACTTTGACTTGGACATGACCGAAGAAGAAGTGCAGATGGCACTCTCCAAAGTGGATGCCTCTGGGGAG CTGGAAGATGTAGAGTGGGAGGACTGGGAATGA
- the BSDC1 gene encoding BSD domain-containing protein 1 isoform X3, with product MAEGEDVGWWRSWLQQSYQAVKEKSSEALEFMKRDLTEFTQVVQHDTACTIAATASVVKEKLATEGSSGATEKMKKGLSDFLGVISDTFAPSPDKTIDCDVITLMGTPSGTAEPYDGTKARLYSLQSDPATYCNEPDGPPELFDAWLSQFCLEEKKGEISELLVGSPSIRALYTKMVPAAVSHSEFWLRYFYKVHQLEQEQARRDALKQRAEQSISEEPGWEEEEEELVSVSPTSPKEAKVPVAKTSTSPKGGPGPLSPCEENPVTPAEPPTEVTPSESSESVSLVTQIAKPAAAAKAPGLPKDLSQKLLEASLEDQGLTVDVGETGPPPPAPMKPHTPAGRPSGPEPRPPARVETLREEVLTDLRVFELNSDSGKSTPSNNGKKGSSTDISEDWEKDFDLDMTEEEVQMALSKVDASGEQALLALSSRVDGGRVPDISSA from the exons ATGGCGGAAGG GGAGGACGTGGGCTGGTGGCGGAGCTGGCTGCAACAGAGCTACCAGGCAGTCAAGGAGAAG TCCTCCGAAGCCTTGGAGTTCATGAAGCGAGACCTGACAGAGTTCACCCAGGTGGTGCAGCATGACACGGCCTGCACCATTGCGGCCACAGCCAGCGTGGTCAAGGAGAAGCTAGCT ACTGAAGGCTCCTCGGGGgcaacagagaaaatgaagaaggggTTGTCTGACTTCCTAGGGGTGATCTCCGACACCTTTGCTCCCTCACCAGACAAAACCATAGACTGCGATGTCATCACCCTGATGGGCACGCCCTCTGGCACAGCTGAGCCCTATGATGGCACGAAG GCTCGCCTCTATAGCCTGCAGTCAGACCCGGCAACCTACTGCAATGAACCAGATG GGCCCCCGGAATTGTTTGACGCCTGGCTTTCCCAGTTTTGCctggaggagaagaagggggagatcTCAGAGCTCCTTGTAGGCAGCCCCTCCATCCGGGCCCTCTACACCAAGATG GTCCCAGCAGCCGTTTCCCATTCAGAATTCTGGCTTCGGTATTTCTATAAAGTCCATCAACTAGAGCAG GAGCAGGCCCGGAGGGATGCCCTGAAGCAACGGGCGGAACAGAGCATCTCTGAAGAGCctggctgggaggaggaagaag AGGAGCTTGTGAGCGTTTCACCCACGTCTCCAAAAGAGGCAAAGGTTCCTGTGGCCAAAACTTCTACATCCCCTAAAGGAGGACCTGGCCCCCTCAGCCCCTGTGAGGAGAATCCTGTGACTCCAGCCGAGCCTCCTACAGAGGTGACCCCGTCAGAGAGCAGCGAGAGCGTCTCCCTTGTGACACAGATCGCCAAACCTGCAGCTGCAGCCAAGGCACCAGGGTTGCCCAAGGACCTGTCCCAAAAGCTTCTAGAGGCATCTTTGGAGGACCAGGGTCTGACTGTGGATGTGGGTGAGACTgggcccccgcccccagctccgaTGAAGCCCCACACCCCTGCTGGCCGCCCCAGTGGCCCGGAGCCCAGGCCTCCAGCCAGAGTAGAGACTCTGAGGGAGGAGGTGCTCACAGACTTACGGGTGTTCGAGCTGAACTCCGACAGTGGGAAGTCTACACCCTCTAACAATGGGAAGAAAG GCTCAAGCACGGACATCAGCGAGGACTGGGAAAAGGACTTTGACTTGGACATGACCGAAGAAGAAGTGCAGATGGCACTCTCCAAAGTGGATGCCTCTGGGGAG CAGGCTCTGCTTGCCCTAAGTTCCAGGGTGGATGGTGGGAGAGTTCCTGACATTAGCTCTGCATGA
- the BSDC1 gene encoding BSD domain-containing protein 1 isoform X2, which yields MKRDLTEFTQVVQHDTACTIAATASVVKEKLATEGSSGATEKMKKGLSDFLGVISDTFAPSPDKTIDCDVITLMGTPSGTAEPYDGTKARLYSLQSDPATYCNEPDGPPELFDAWLSQFCLEEKKGEISELLVGSPSIRALYTKMVPAAVSHSEFWLRYFYKVHQLEQEQARRDALKQRAEQSISEEPGWEEEEEELVSVSPTSPKEAKVPVAKTSTSPKGGPGPLSPCEENPVTPAEPPTEVTPSESSESVSLVTQIAKPAAAAKAPGLPKDLSQKLLEASLEDQGLTVDVGETGPPPPAPMKPHTPAGRPSGPEPRPPARVETLREEVLTDLRVFELNSDSGKSTPSNNGKKGSSTDISEDWEKDFDLDMTEEEVQMALSKVDASGELEDVEWEDWE from the exons ATGAAGCGAGACCTGACAGAGTTCACCCAGGTGGTGCAGCATGACACGGCCTGCACCATTGCGGCCACAGCCAGCGTGGTCAAGGAGAAGCTAGCT ACTGAAGGCTCCTCGGGGgcaacagagaaaatgaagaaggggTTGTCTGACTTCCTAGGGGTGATCTCCGACACCTTTGCTCCCTCACCAGACAAAACCATAGACTGCGATGTCATCACCCTGATGGGCACGCCCTCTGGCACAGCTGAGCCCTATGATGGCACGAAG GCTCGCCTCTATAGCCTGCAGTCAGACCCGGCAACCTACTGCAATGAACCAGATG GGCCCCCGGAATTGTTTGACGCCTGGCTTTCCCAGTTTTGCctggaggagaagaagggggagatcTCAGAGCTCCTTGTAGGCAGCCCCTCCATCCGGGCCCTCTACACCAAGATG GTCCCAGCAGCCGTTTCCCATTCAGAATTCTGGCTTCGGTATTTCTATAAAGTCCATCAACTAGAGCAG GAGCAGGCCCGGAGGGATGCCCTGAAGCAACGGGCGGAACAGAGCATCTCTGAAGAGCctggctgggaggaggaagaag AGGAGCTTGTGAGCGTTTCACCCACGTCTCCAAAAGAGGCAAAGGTTCCTGTGGCCAAAACTTCTACATCCCCTAAAGGAGGACCTGGCCCCCTCAGCCCCTGTGAGGAGAATCCTGTGACTCCAGCCGAGCCTCCTACAGAGGTGACCCCGTCAGAGAGCAGCGAGAGCGTCTCCCTTGTGACACAGATCGCCAAACCTGCAGCTGCAGCCAAGGCACCAGGGTTGCCCAAGGACCTGTCCCAAAAGCTTCTAGAGGCATCTTTGGAGGACCAGGGTCTGACTGTGGATGTGGGTGAGACTgggcccccgcccccagctccgaTGAAGCCCCACACCCCTGCTGGCCGCCCCAGTGGCCCGGAGCCCAGGCCTCCAGCCAGAGTAGAGACTCTGAGGGAGGAGGTGCTCACAGACTTACGGGTGTTCGAGCTGAACTCCGACAGTGGGAAGTCTACACCCTCTAACAATGGGAAGAAAG GCTCAAGCACGGACATCAGCGAGGACTGGGAAAAGGACTTTGACTTGGACATGACCGAAGAAGAAGTGCAGATGGCACTCTCCAAAGTGGATGCCTCTGGGGAG CTGGAAGATGTAGAGTGGGAGGACTGGGAATGA
- the TSSK3 gene encoding testis-specific serine/threonine-protein kinase 3 isoform X1, producing MEDFLLSSGYQLGKTIGEGTYSKVKEAFSKKHQRKVAIKIIDKMGGPEEFIQRFLPRELQIVRTLDHKNIIQVYEMLESADGKIYLVMELAEGGDVFDCVLNGGPLPESRAKALFRQMVEAIRYCHGCGVAHRDLKCENALLQGFNLKLTDFGFAKVLPKSRRELSQTFCGSTAYAAPEVLQGIPHDSKKGDVWSMGVVLYVMLCASLPFDDTDIPKMLWQQQKGVSFPTHLGISAECQDLLKRLLEPDMILRPSIEEVSWHPWLAST from the exons ATGGAGGACTTTCTGCTCTCCAGTGGGTACCAGCTGGGCAAGACCATTGGGGAAGGGACCTACTCAAAAGTCAAAGAAGCATTTTCcaaaaaacaccaaagaaaaGTGGCAATTAAAATTATAGACAAGATGGGAGGGCCAGAAG AATTTATCCAGAGATTCCTGCCTCGGGAGCTCCAGATTGTTCGCACCCTGGACCACAAGAACATCATCCAGGTGTATGAGATGCTGGAGTCTGCCGACGGGAAAATCTACCTGGTGATGGAACTGGCTGAAGGAGGGGATGTCTTTGACTGTGTGCTGAATGGGGGGCCACTGCCCGAGAGCCGGGCCAAGGCCCTCTTCCGTCAGATGGTCGAGGCCATTCGCTACTGCCATGGCTGTGGTGTGGCCCACCGGGACCTCAAATGTGAGAACGCCTTGTTGCAGGGCTTCAACCTGAAGCTGACTGACTTTGGCTTCGCGAAGGTGTTGCCCAAGTCACGCCGGGAGCTGAGCCAGACCTTCTGCGGCAGCACAGCCTATGCCGCCCCCGAGGTGCTGCAGGGAATCCCCCACGACAGCAAGAAGGGGGACGTCTGGAGCATGGGTGTGGTCCTGTACGTCATGCTCTGTGCCAGCCTACCTTTTGATGACACAGACATCCCCAAGATGCTGTGGCAGCAGCAGAAGGGGGTGTCCTTCCCCACTCATCTGGGCATCTCGGCCGAATGCCAGGACCTGCTCAAGCGGCTCCTGGAACCAGATATGATCCTCCGGCCCTCAATCGAAGAAGTTAGTTGGCATCCGTGGCTAGCAAGCACTTGA
- the TSSK3 gene encoding testis-specific serine/threonine-protein kinase 3 isoform X2, with protein sequence MVRAEFIQRFLPRELQIVRTLDHKNIIQVYEMLESADGKIYLVMELAEGGDVFDCVLNGGPLPESRAKALFRQMVEAIRYCHGCGVAHRDLKCENALLQGFNLKLTDFGFAKVLPKSRRELSQTFCGSTAYAAPEVLQGIPHDSKKGDVWSMGVVLYVMLCASLPFDDTDIPKMLWQQQKGVSFPTHLGISAECQDLLKRLLEPDMILRPSIEEVSWHPWLAST encoded by the exons atggtgagggCAG AATTTATCCAGAGATTCCTGCCTCGGGAGCTCCAGATTGTTCGCACCCTGGACCACAAGAACATCATCCAGGTGTATGAGATGCTGGAGTCTGCCGACGGGAAAATCTACCTGGTGATGGAACTGGCTGAAGGAGGGGATGTCTTTGACTGTGTGCTGAATGGGGGGCCACTGCCCGAGAGCCGGGCCAAGGCCCTCTTCCGTCAGATGGTCGAGGCCATTCGCTACTGCCATGGCTGTGGTGTGGCCCACCGGGACCTCAAATGTGAGAACGCCTTGTTGCAGGGCTTCAACCTGAAGCTGACTGACTTTGGCTTCGCGAAGGTGTTGCCCAAGTCACGCCGGGAGCTGAGCCAGACCTTCTGCGGCAGCACAGCCTATGCCGCCCCCGAGGTGCTGCAGGGAATCCCCCACGACAGCAAGAAGGGGGACGTCTGGAGCATGGGTGTGGTCCTGTACGTCATGCTCTGTGCCAGCCTACCTTTTGATGACACAGACATCCCCAAGATGCTGTGGCAGCAGCAGAAGGGGGTGTCCTTCCCCACTCATCTGGGCATCTCGGCCGAATGCCAGGACCTGCTCAAGCGGCTCCTGGAACCAGATATGATCCTCCGGCCCTCAATCGAAGAAGTTAGTTGGCATCCGTGGCTAGCAAGCACTTGA
- the FAM229A gene encoding protein FAM229A — MQPAPSTPGPRRAADTCRAPPGPERPPAARGPAAASSLGPASASGRAPRGLDMSAQEPPQGRRFPIEAGDSPGLAAAPESQDSPEPVATEHNPVRPLRRCPGCHCLTLLHVPIDVYLAMGGSPRARAT; from the exons ATGCAGCCCGCCCCCTCGACGCCCGGGCCGCGGCGCGCCGCAGACACCTGCCGGGCTCCGCCTGGACCGGAGCGTCCTCCCGCGGCCAGGGGTCCGGCAGCTGCTTCCAGCCTGGGACCGGCCTCGGCCTCCGGCAG AGCGCCCCGGGGCCTGGACATGAGTGCCCAGGAGCCCCCGCAGGGTCGAAGATTCCCCATTGAGGCCGGAGACTCCCCTGGCCTTGCCGCCGCCCCCGAGTCCCAGGACAGCCCGGAGCCGGTGGCCACGGAGCACAACCCGGTCAG GCCGCTTCGACGCTGCCCGGGCTGCCACTGCCTGACGCTGCTGCACGTGCCCATCGACGTCTACCTGGCCATGGGCGGGAGCCCCCGGGCCCGCGCCACCTGA